One Alkaliphilus sp. B6464 genomic window carries:
- the hutH gene encoding histidine ammonia-lyase: MEKIIIDGNSLTLEEIIKVSRKFYKVELSDEAIERVNKNRKVVDRYVEEERVVYGITTGFGKFSDIVISKDETEDLQRNLIVSHACGVGNPLEEDIVRAIMLLRVNALAKGYSGIKLDTLNTLVRMLNEGVHPIIPEKGSLGASGDLAPLSHMVLVMMGEGEAIYKGRLMDGKDAMNDAKIEPVKLTSKEGLALINGTQVMTAIGAITLYDCKNLLKVSDIAASLTLEAQRGIINAFDKKVHEIRPHKGQIDCSVNLNNMLENSSFITKQGDIRVQDAYTLRCIPQIHGASKDAVRYVEEKINIEINSATDNPLIFTEEDEVISGGNFHGQPMALSFDFLGIAIAELANVSERRIERLVNPQLSGLPAFLTEKGGLNSGFMISQYSAASLVSENKVLAHPASVDSIPSSANQEDHVSMGTIAARKAREIYKNAANVLAIELMAAAQGIDFYENYTLGKGTQIAYDTIRNQVSKLKEDRIMYRDINRCTSLIFTDKLVEAVESEVILL; this comes from the coding sequence ATGGAAAAAATTATTATCGATGGAAATAGCTTGACTTTAGAAGAAATAATTAAAGTATCTAGAAAGTTTTACAAAGTGGAATTATCAGATGAAGCTATTGAGAGAGTTAATAAAAATCGAAAAGTAGTTGATAGATATGTAGAAGAAGAGAGAGTAGTTTATGGGATAACTACAGGTTTTGGTAAATTTAGTGATATAGTCATCTCAAAGGATGAAACTGAAGACCTACAAAGAAATTTGATTGTTAGTCATGCTTGTGGTGTTGGTAATCCCCTTGAAGAGGATATAGTAAGAGCTATTATGCTATTAAGAGTTAATGCTTTAGCTAAAGGCTATTCTGGTATTAAATTAGATACATTAAATACATTAGTTAGAATGTTAAATGAAGGAGTTCATCCTATTATTCCAGAAAAAGGATCATTAGGTGCCAGTGGTGATTTAGCGCCATTATCTCATATGGTTTTAGTTATGATGGGAGAAGGCGAGGCTATTTACAAAGGTAGATTGATGGATGGTAAAGATGCCATGAATGATGCAAAAATTGAGCCTGTAAAGTTAACATCTAAAGAAGGTTTAGCATTAATTAATGGAACGCAGGTAATGACTGCCATTGGAGCTATAACACTATATGATTGTAAAAACTTACTTAAGGTATCAGATATAGCAGCCTCTCTTACATTAGAAGCGCAAAGAGGAATTATTAACGCATTTGATAAGAAAGTTCATGAAATAAGACCCCATAAAGGACAAATAGATTGTTCAGTTAATCTAAATAATATGTTAGAAAACAGCAGTTTTATTACAAAGCAAGGTGATATAAGAGTTCAAGATGCCTATACTTTGCGTTGCATTCCACAAATCCATGGTGCTTCTAAAGATGCTGTTAGATATGTGGAAGAAAAGATAAATATAGAGATTAACTCTGCCACTGATAATCCACTGATTTTTACTGAAGAGGATGAGGTTATTTCGGGAGGCAACTTTCATGGACAACCAATGGCATTGTCTTTTGATTTCTTAGGAATAGCTATAGCAGAGCTTGCTAATGTGTCCGAAAGAAGAATTGAAAGGTTAGTTAATCCACAACTAAGTGGTTTACCTGCCTTTTTAACAGAAAAAGGAGGGCTCAATTCTGGTTTTATGATATCACAATATTCAGCAGCATCATTAGTGTCAGAAAACAAAGTATTAGCTCATCCGGCTAGTGTAGATTCAATTCCATCTTCTGCTAATCAAGAAGATCATGTATCTATGGGAACTATAGCTGCAAGAAAGGCTAGAGAGATTTATAAAAATGCTGCTAATGTACTTGCTATCGAGCTAATGGCAGCTGCACAAGGAATAGATTTCTATGAAAATTATACTTTAGGTAAGGGAACTCAAATAGCATATGATACAATTAGAAATCAGGTTTCAAAGCTAAAGGAAGATAGAATAATGTATAGAGATATAAATAGATGTACGAGTCTAATTTTTACTGATAAATTAGTAGAAGCTGTAGAGAGTGAAGTTATATTACTGTAA
- a CDS encoding YegS/Rv2252/BmrU family lipid kinase: MEKVKIIYNPNSGRQIVQKNIPNLVEFLNKNNYHVDIFPTEKQLDAMHAASDACKDKYNIIIAIGGDGTVNEVVNGIMNNTYRPKLAVYPAGTVNDFSNYLKIPRIMEEFAQLIIRGNTIKVDVGLGGDRYFLNVAAAGLLTDVAYKVSSESKTVLGKFAYYLEGIKELPKQMFKPIKIRTRIGEVEEDREVLFFLLANSASVGGFRYIAPEASINDGKFDLLIVEKSEFIDVASIFVKALIGNHTNHPNLEYIQVDGLSVECNEDIYVDLDGEQGGKFPMNFEIKKEAIEVFIP; this comes from the coding sequence ATGGAAAAAGTGAAAATAATCTATAATCCAAACTCGGGAAGGCAAATAGTGCAGAAGAATATACCTAACCTAGTTGAATTTTTAAATAAAAATAACTATCATGTAGATATTTTTCCAACAGAGAAGCAGTTAGATGCTATGCATGCGGCTTCTGATGCTTGTAAAGATAAATATAATATAATTATAGCAATAGGAGGAGATGGTACTGTTAATGAGGTTGTAAATGGTATTATGAATAATACCTATAGACCCAAATTAGCAGTTTATCCTGCAGGTACTGTAAATGATTTTTCTAACTATTTAAAAATTCCACGTATAATGGAAGAGTTTGCTCAATTAATAATTAGGGGAAATACCATTAAAGTTGATGTTGGGTTAGGAGGAGATAGGTACTTCTTAAATGTTGCTGCAGCAGGATTGCTGACAGATGTAGCTTATAAGGTTTCCTCGGAATCAAAAACTGTTTTGGGTAAGTTCGCATATTATTTAGAGGGTATTAAAGAATTACCAAAACAAATGTTTAAGCCTATAAAAATACGGACGCGCATTGGAGAAGTCGAAGAAGATAGAGAAGTATTGTTTTTTCTTTTAGCAAATAGTGCTTCCGTAGGTGGATTTAGATATATTGCTCCAGAGGCTAGCATTAATGATGGTAAATTTGATTTATTAATTGTTGAAAAAAGTGAATTTATTGATGTTGCAAGTATTTTTGTTAAAGCTTTAATAGGTAACCATACTAATCATCCTAATTTGGAGTATATACAGGTAGATGGATTAAGTGTCGAATGTAATGAAGATATATATGTTGATTTGGATGGAGAACAGGGTGGAAAGTTTCCTATGAATTTCGAAATAAAAAAAGAAGCCATTGAAGTATTTATTCCATAA
- a CDS encoding MarR family winged helix-turn-helix transcriptional regulator produces the protein MQEIRYDDNITEIEKELRYLCTIIKQKGREILTDFSITPPQFEALQYLINNEDITIGELSSKMFLACSTITDLVDRMEKNQLVKRVRDEKDRRVVRVQVLEKGHELINEVLHARRNYLADVLKEVSQQQRGFILEGISKVYEKTVEDVSKR, from the coding sequence ATGCAAGAAATTAGGTATGATGATAACATTACAGAAATAGAGAAAGAGCTAAGGTACCTGTGTACAATTATTAAGCAAAAGGGTCGGGAAATTTTAACGGATTTTTCTATTACACCTCCACAATTTGAAGCTTTACAATATTTGATAAATAATGAAGACATAACTATAGGAGAATTAAGTAGCAAAATGTTTTTAGCATGTAGTACAATAACAGATCTAGTGGATAGAATGGAAAAAAATCAATTGGTAAAAAGAGTACGTGATGAAAAAGACAGAAGAGTAGTGAGAGTTCAAGTATTAGAAAAGGGACATGAACTCATTAATGAAGTTCTACATGCTAGAAGAAACTACTTAGCTGACGTTCTTAAAGAAGTAAGTCAACAGCAGCGAGGGTTTATATTAGAAGGTATATCTAAGGTTTATGAGAAGACGGTAGAAGATGTTAGTAAAAGATAG
- the hutI gene encoding imidazolonepropionase, whose product MIVDVLIKDISQLITVKSGIKAKKGREMQDIGLIENGWIAIKDNKIIGVGSGDIGSEFKIQEHTLIVDGKGKTVTPGLIDPHTHLVHGGSRENELALKLKGVPYLEILNKGGGILSTVRATQNSTLEELINQSKKSLDRMLTYGVTTVEVKSGYGLEIDTEIKQLEAIDILNKQSNSDLVSTFMGAHAIPGEYRHNPDEFVDVVINEMLPIVAEKELAEFCDVFCEEGVFSIDQTRKILKAAEKLGLKSKIHADEIISLGGAELAAELGVVSADHLMAASEKGLKMMAEKEVVAVALPGTSFNLAMGKYANVRKMIDYGLSVALATDYNPGSCPTENIQLIMSLGCLYLKMTPEEVISAVTINAAAAINREHEIGSIEIGKKADIAIFDTPNLYYIPYHFGVNHVDIVIKNGKIVVKEGRLI is encoded by the coding sequence ATGATTGTTGATGTGCTTATTAAAGATATATCTCAGCTTATAACAGTAAAGTCTGGTATAAAGGCTAAAAAGGGAAGAGAAATGCAAGACATTGGACTTATTGAAAACGGTTGGATAGCTATTAAAGATAATAAAATAATAGGAGTAGGCAGTGGTGATATAGGATCTGAATTTAAAATACAAGAACATACTTTGATTGTTGATGGTAAAGGCAAAACTGTCACCCCAGGACTTATAGACCCACATACCCATTTAGTCCATGGAGGATCACGAGAAAATGAATTAGCTCTGAAATTAAAAGGTGTTCCATATCTCGAAATATTGAATAAGGGTGGAGGAATTTTAAGTACTGTAAGAGCTACGCAAAACTCTACCTTGGAGGAATTGATTAATCAATCTAAAAAAAGTTTAGATAGAATGTTGACCTATGGTGTAACTACTGTAGAGGTTAAAAGTGGATATGGATTAGAGATAGATACTGAAATTAAACAGTTAGAGGCTATTGATATATTAAATAAACAAAGTAATTCCGATTTAGTTTCTACATTTATGGGGGCACATGCTATTCCTGGGGAATATAGACACAATCCAGATGAATTTGTAGATGTAGTAATAAATGAAATGCTTCCAATAGTAGCAGAAAAAGAATTAGCGGAATTTTGTGATGTATTTTGTGAAGAGGGCGTATTTTCAATAGATCAAACTAGAAAAATACTTAAGGCTGCAGAAAAACTAGGACTGAAATCGAAAATTCATGCTGATGAAATCATATCTTTAGGTGGAGCTGAGTTAGCAGCAGAGTTAGGTGTTGTGTCTGCTGATCATTTGATGGCTGCCAGTGAAAAAGGTTTAAAAATGATGGCAGAAAAAGAGGTAGTTGCTGTGGCGTTGCCTGGTACTTCATTTAATTTAGCTATGGGCAAATATGCAAATGTACGCAAAATGATTGACTATGGTTTGTCTGTTGCTCTAGCAACTGATTATAATCCAGGTAGCTGCCCTACAGAAAATATTCAATTGATTATGAGCCTAGGGTGTTTATATCTTAAGATGACTCCTGAAGAAGTAATAAGTGCAGTTACAATAAATGCTGCTGCAGCAATAAATAGAGAACATGAAATAGGAAGTATTGAAATAGGGAAAAAAGCTGATATAGCTATTTTCGATACACCTAATTTATACTATATTCCTTATCATTTTGGAGTTAATCATGTGGATATAGTAATTAAAAATGGTAAGATTGTTGTTAAAGAAGGTAGATTAATTTAA
- a CDS encoding DUF896 domain-containing protein gives MVSKEKINRINELARISKERELSALEKEEQQKLRKEYINSFRKSFSKQLENIELVD, from the coding sequence ATGGTATCTAAAGAAAAAATTAATAGAATTAATGAACTAGCTAGAATATCGAAAGAAAGAGAATTAAGCGCCTTAGAGAAAGAGGAACAACAAAAACTACGTAAAGAATATATAAATTCTTTTAGAAAATCTTTTTCAAAACAGTTAGAAAACATAGAATTAGTAGATTAA
- a CDS encoding diguanylate cyclase, protein MLHLVNDTQITRPFIEYCNSNFYEISSYNQESIMSIYSYGIVEIMDDKPIEETIFFYTTEYVDSINLTDIDKPLEEYDLLDIYKQISRALDFLYYHGIVYKYIGVETVKVIKKENKFTVKLLDIVSIYRMEIMKTYFHPLTCSFFAPELRCGMELGVYTDIYSLGSLLYYLLTLTLLDNSCITSRNEDHLKDGSLKGKLFNMIQKMTSNDIDMRYMAIHECNDTIRNIYGLNKVIENLKDVDKINFKTSLIGRDQELRKILDVCEIREDRIRKFNKNLVLINGDKGIGKTRLINEVFHLIKWKKYKSFRVTINQQAEGSREIIGSVLKQFIKISSELYITKYGRELIKLVPELGSNRNIIPSQILSNDQEVLRLYNRVANFMFDVSLIHPCVILIDDFHLADRYMIEFVDYLLNLNKIKKAPLLLILGYMDGHFYCNKNKDYINKWSIDNALSIKLSSLTIEETAKLVKHILGWHKEPLNFASRIMKDTEGTPSHIEEIIKELYSQKLLEINYSTNYKGFAPIISVDDYNKIALSQNIDESILKQLRSLDNTAREILDVVSLFNTSISKDIISGMLGTIKNDYDDYFSSLTQLRILNEKLDDWGYTYGFHNKDFKKNIYNNIDEDRRILLHIKASNILEELYIKEGRENKEELIYHLIHSGQKDKSINYCIESGIRMLKFFIYEQAHTFFKRAYELLEDDTDRRKLTVLIYLGDVSQNLSKNNDAIYYFNYAIKLANLQNVPKKSIDAKIKIGLIYSIRNEFDLALTYLNESIDEANKIKYVNGTMEAAYLLGRAYMQMRELQKMKAISVQYFDYAFVQNNLYYMGMFMGLRGIVEYFEENVVIALELFKESVEYLEKADKSEETARPINNIGVIYHDHFQDTHNARVYFQKALKISEQFRRTDCIITFSNNIAETYITEHDYYKAIDVLKKSIELALEYGEEISTLMVYSNLIVSYTNIGEYKQAYMYLLKANVIYKNRNVNRKAIYLETYLEACAKLYMAMGAYNEALQIIKEFFEKFSHAELLIQLRMRKLYYFAKYNSGELVEDKELIELINDYRETPYVRDKRMILLEGANYFINKLMISEAKCLLDEDVDLANTVNNDYFILKRKYVGSFLLNKKQQIVALEDLILNKKLDQFKEIQWNVYAQLGSSYLQSRAYLRSINSFLNALDVIYVLFNTIPFEFKRLYLLKDDKFLVRINLFIIEKLINGKKSKDFLDINDENYEKYKVKLLSDNNLEGFFDIVELQSILKNRKFYKLALEHYDKFNGTNITSIEQLVASFTDNNIKNLDLLLQLACRTTLASRGAIIGEEGHKTITSVGQSIPQDKINSILENVSSVNKEVFSKSSLSPTRDFNREYFRNDTRGVICLPIYKENENGNSENVQENNRKNYNKFQKKIIGYLYLETDKALNNFSEETLKLCKNLLPLAGILLTNHYLTIFSSIDKMTGTYMRKYFEQVFDEEIEYAKEINQPLSIIMLDIDHFKNVNDIYGHQKGDIVLTEIGKIIRSNIRTTDYVGRYGGEEFIILLPGANKVEAYTVAEKVRNKVQSSKLLGSNAQLTISCGIASFPTDANKQIQIIERADQALYNAKENGRNRSVMWEKDIILGSKRVDKLAGIVTGNIVHDQRNVLVITEIIELISRNSTIKEKIFTVLGRLIEILEAEEGILFTVEDNKIHKKYYRRRFIEDWVPPFIFNENLVKSVIISMEGKYIIDWESINSFDILTNTPNWKSVIIIPVVVNEKVCGVIYLSVSIKEKEFDYNAYNLVKITSNVIGALLKTSR, encoded by the coding sequence TTGTTACATTTGGTAAATGATACTCAAATTACAAGACCTTTTATTGAATATTGCAATAGTAATTTTTATGAGATTTCATCGTACAACCAGGAAAGTATCATGAGTATATATAGTTATGGAATTGTTGAAATAATGGACGATAAGCCTATTGAAGAGACTATATTCTTCTATACTACAGAGTATGTGGATTCAATTAATTTAACAGATATAGACAAACCACTTGAAGAATATGATTTGCTGGATATATATAAGCAAATTTCCCGTGCACTAGATTTTCTTTATTATCATGGAATAGTATATAAGTATATAGGTGTAGAGACCGTTAAAGTAATTAAAAAAGAGAATAAGTTTACTGTAAAGCTATTGGATATAGTTAGTATATATAGAATGGAAATAATGAAAACATATTTCCATCCTTTGACATGCAGTTTTTTTGCACCAGAACTTAGATGTGGCATGGAATTAGGTGTTTATACTGACATATATTCTTTAGGATCATTGCTTTACTATTTACTTACATTAACTTTATTAGACAATAGTTGTATAACTTCACGAAACGAAGACCATCTTAAGGATGGTAGTTTGAAAGGTAAGTTATTTAATATGATTCAAAAAATGACAAGTAATGATATTGATATGAGATATATGGCAATACATGAATGCAATGATACTATTAGAAATATTTATGGTCTTAACAAAGTCATTGAAAATCTTAAGGATGTAGATAAGATTAATTTTAAAACTTCACTTATTGGGAGAGATCAAGAACTGAGGAAAATACTTGATGTTTGTGAAATAAGAGAAGATCGAATAAGAAAGTTTAATAAAAATCTAGTGCTTATAAATGGTGATAAAGGTATTGGAAAAACAAGACTAATAAATGAAGTCTTCCACTTAATTAAGTGGAAGAAATATAAATCCTTTCGTGTTACTATTAACCAACAAGCAGAAGGTTCTAGAGAAATAATAGGTAGTGTTCTTAAACAATTTATTAAAATATCATCTGAATTATATATTACAAAGTATGGAAGAGAACTAATAAAGTTAGTTCCAGAACTAGGTAGTAACAGAAATATTATACCATCTCAAATTTTATCGAATGATCAGGAAGTACTAAGGCTTTATAACCGCGTAGCCAACTTTATGTTTGACGTATCCTTAATTCATCCTTGTGTTATTTTAATCGATGACTTTCATTTAGCTGACAGGTATATGATAGAGTTCGTAGATTATTTACTTAATTTAAATAAGATTAAGAAGGCTCCTTTATTACTAATATTAGGTTATATGGATGGACATTTTTATTGTAATAAAAATAAAGATTATATAAATAAGTGGTCCATAGATAATGCTTTAAGCATAAAGCTAAGCAGCTTAACTATAGAAGAGACTGCTAAGCTGGTTAAGCATATTTTAGGATGGCACAAGGAACCTCTAAATTTTGCAAGTCGCATTATGAAAGATACAGAAGGAACACCAAGTCATATTGAGGAAATAATAAAGGAGCTATATTCACAGAAATTACTGGAAATTAATTATAGCACCAATTATAAGGGGTTTGCCCCAATCATAAGTGTAGATGATTATAATAAAATTGCACTTTCCCAAAATATCGATGAATCAATTTTGAAGCAACTACGATCTTTAGATAATACAGCAAGGGAGATTTTAGATGTAGTTTCATTATTTAACACTTCGATTTCAAAGGATATTATTAGTGGTATGCTAGGAACTATAAAAAATGATTACGATGATTATTTTTCAAGCTTAACTCAGCTAAGGATTTTGAATGAAAAGCTTGACGACTGGGGATATACCTATGGATTCCATAACAAGGATTTTAAAAAAAATATATATAATAATATAGATGAAGATAGAAGAATACTTCTACATATTAAAGCAAGCAATATACTAGAGGAGCTATATATAAAAGAAGGTAGAGAGAATAAGGAAGAGTTGATATATCACTTAATACATTCGGGCCAAAAAGATAAGTCCATCAACTATTGTATAGAATCAGGTATTAGAATGCTAAAGTTTTTTATTTATGAACAGGCACATACTTTCTTTAAACGGGCTTATGAATTATTGGAGGATGATACAGACAGGAGGAAATTAACTGTTTTAATATATCTTGGAGATGTTAGTCAGAATTTATCTAAAAATAATGATGCAATTTATTATTTTAATTATGCTATAAAGTTAGCTAATTTGCAAAATGTACCTAAGAAATCTATAGATGCAAAAATTAAAATTGGACTAATATATTCAATTCGAAATGAATTTGATTTGGCATTAACTTATCTAAATGAATCTATAGATGAGGCAAATAAAATTAAATATGTTAATGGAACTATGGAAGCAGCTTATTTATTAGGTAGAGCATATATGCAAATGAGAGAGTTACAAAAAATGAAAGCTATTTCAGTGCAATACTTTGATTATGCCTTTGTACAAAACAACCTATATTACATGGGAATGTTCATGGGACTAAGGGGTATTGTTGAGTATTTTGAGGAAAACGTAGTAATTGCATTAGAACTTTTTAAGGAGAGCGTAGAGTATTTAGAAAAGGCTGATAAGAGCGAAGAAACAGCTCGGCCGATTAATAATATTGGCGTAATATATCATGATCATTTTCAAGATACTCATAATGCAAGGGTTTACTTTCAAAAGGCGCTAAAAATTTCTGAGCAATTTCGTAGAACTGATTGTATCATTACTTTCAGTAATAACATTGCTGAAACCTATATTACGGAGCATGATTATTATAAGGCTATAGATGTTTTAAAGAAAAGCATTGAGCTTGCACTTGAATATGGGGAAGAAATTTCAACCTTAATGGTATATAGCAATCTAATTGTAAGCTATACAAATATAGGAGAATACAAACAAGCGTATATGTATTTGCTAAAAGCAAATGTAATTTACAAAAATAGAAACGTTAATCGTAAGGCAATATATTTAGAAACATATCTTGAAGCTTGTGCAAAACTATATATGGCAATGGGAGCCTATAATGAGGCTTTGCAAATAATTAAAGAATTTTTTGAAAAGTTTTCTCATGCTGAGCTTTTAATACAACTACGCATGCGAAAATTATATTATTTTGCAAAATACAATTCGGGGGAATTGGTCGAAGATAAAGAACTCATTGAGCTAATTAACGACTATAGAGAAACGCCCTATGTAAGGGATAAAAGAATGATTCTATTAGAAGGAGCTAATTACTTTATAAATAAATTAATGATTTCAGAAGCTAAATGTCTTTTAGACGAAGATGTTGATTTAGCTAATACTGTAAATAATGATTATTTTATTTTGAAGAGAAAATATGTTGGAAGTTTTCTATTAAATAAGAAACAACAGATAGTTGCTCTAGAAGACCTAATTTTAAATAAAAAATTAGATCAATTTAAGGAGATACAATGGAATGTGTATGCCCAGCTTGGAAGTTCATATCTACAGTCTAGAGCATATTTAAGATCAATTAATAGTTTCTTGAATGCTCTAGATGTTATATATGTACTATTCAATACAATACCTTTCGAGTTTAAAAGATTATATTTACTAAAAGATGATAAGTTTTTGGTAAGAATAAATTTATTTATAATTGAAAAATTGATTAATGGTAAGAAATCAAAAGACTTCCTAGATATTAATGACGAAAATTATGAAAAGTATAAGGTTAAGTTGCTATCTGATAATAACTTAGAAGGTTTTTTTGATATTGTAGAACTTCAAAGTATTTTAAAAAATAGAAAATTTTATAAGTTAGCTTTAGAACATTATGATAAGTTTAATGGAACCAATATTACAAGTATAGAACAATTGGTAGCCTCATTTACTGATAATAATATTAAAAATTTAGATCTTTTATTACAGCTAGCATGCAGAACTACATTGGCATCTAGAGGTGCAATAATAGGGGAAGAAGGCCATAAAACTATAACATCAGTAGGACAGAGTATACCTCAAGATAAAATTAACAGTATATTAGAGAATGTGTCTAGCGTTAACAAAGAAGTTTTTAGCAAAAGCAGTCTAAGTCCTACTAGAGATTTCAATAGGGAATACTTTAGAAACGATACAAGAGGGGTGATTTGTTTACCTATCTATAAAGAAAATGAAAATGGAAATAGTGAAAATGTGCAAGAAAATAATAGGAAGAACTATAATAAATTTCAGAAAAAAATTATAGGATATTTATATTTAGAAACAGACAAAGCTCTTAATAATTTTTCGGAAGAGACTTTAAAGCTTTGTAAAAATCTTTTGCCTTTAGCAGGTATATTGCTTACTAATCATTATTTGACCATTTTTTCATCTATTGATAAGATGACGGGAACATATATGAGAAAATATTTTGAGCAAGTTTTTGATGAAGAAATTGAATATGCAAAAGAAATAAACCAGCCACTTTCGATTATTATGTTAGATATCGACCATTTTAAAAATGTGAATGATATTTATGGACATCAAAAAGGTGATATTGTATTGACGGAAATAGGTAAAATTATTAGAAGTAATATTCGTACCACAGATTATGTAGGTAGATATGGTGGTGAGGAGTTCATTATATTATTACCTGGAGCAAATAAAGTTGAAGCCTATACTGTAGCAGAAAAAGTAAGGAATAAAGTTCAAAGTTCCAAGTTACTTGGAAGCAATGCTCAACTAACTATAAGCTGTGGAATTGCAAGTTTTCCTACTGATGCAAATAAGCAGATTCAAATTATAGAAAGGGCGGATCAAGCTCTTTATAATGCTAAGGAAAATGGTAGAAATAGAAGTGTTATGTGGGAAAAAGACATTATTTTAGGCAGTAAGAGAGTTGATAAACTCGCAGGAATTGTAACGGGGAATATTGTACATGATCAAAGAAATGTTCTCGTCATTACTGAAATAATTGAATTAATTAGTAGAAATAGTACGATAAAAGAAAAGATATTTACAGTTCTAGGAAGATTAATAGAAATATTAGAGGCTGAAGAAGGTATACTTTTTACTGTTGAAGATAATAAAATTCACAAAAAATATTATCGTAGACGGTTTATTGAAGACTGGGTGCCGCCATTTATATTTAATGAAAATCTTGTAAAAAGTGTGATTATAAGTATGGAAGGTAAATATATTATAGATTGGGAAAGTATAAATAGCTTTGATATATTAACTAACACACCAAATTGGAAATCTGTAATTATTATTCCTGTTGTAGTTAATGAAAAGGTTTGTGGTGTAATTTACCTATCGGTTTCAATAAAAGAAAAGGAATTTGACTATAATGCATATAACTTAGTTAAAATTACAAGTAATGTAATCGGTGCACTTTTAAAGACTAGTAGATAG